Proteins co-encoded in one Armatimonadota bacterium genomic window:
- a CDS encoding ABC transporter permease, translating into MRTPRALRPLAESLATVALGLVAGGLLVWAFGHSPVAAYRALVAGAFGTREDLLETLAFATPLMLTALTFAVGMRAGLFNIGAEGQMYLGAVGAACVAGMVPLPPGVHLGAATAAGMVAGALWALIPAALKAWRGAHEVISTIMCNWIALHLSMYLTITFLAEPGRAERTVPALPTARYPVLSEDSTLTAVVFVAVGVALLAYAYLWGTRAGYELRLAGENPDAARYAGVRPERVVTASFVLGGLAAGLAGASQVIGRPPAWSLYATMGNVATLGFDGIGVALVGRNHPVGGVLAAVLFGALAHGGRLMEYEVGVLSELVRALNGIIVFAMAVPELWKMVGRRLSR; encoded by the coding sequence ATGCGGACGCCGCGCGCGCTGCGTCCCCTCGCTGAGTCGCTGGCCACCGTGGCCCTGGGCCTGGTGGCCGGCGGGCTGCTGGTCTGGGCCTTCGGCCATTCGCCCGTGGCCGCCTACCGCGCCCTGGTCGCGGGCGCGTTCGGGACCCGGGAAGACCTGCTGGAAACCCTGGCGTTCGCCACGCCCCTCATGCTCACGGCACTGACGTTCGCGGTCGGCATGCGGGCCGGGCTGTTCAACATCGGTGCCGAGGGCCAGATGTACCTGGGAGCCGTGGGCGCGGCCTGCGTGGCGGGCATGGTGCCCCTGCCGCCGGGCGTCCACCTGGGCGCCGCCACTGCAGCAGGGATGGTGGCGGGCGCGCTGTGGGCCCTGATCCCCGCGGCGTTGAAGGCGTGGCGTGGTGCCCACGAAGTGATCTCCACCATCATGTGCAACTGGATCGCCCTGCACCTGTCCATGTACCTGACCATCACCTTCCTGGCCGAACCCGGACGCGCCGAGCGTACGGTGCCGGCCTTGCCCACCGCCCGCTACCCCGTCCTCTCCGAGGACAGCACGCTCACCGCGGTGGTGTTCGTGGCCGTGGGCGTGGCGCTGCTGGCGTATGCGTACCTGTGGGGCACCCGGGCGGGGTACGAGCTGCGGCTGGCGGGCGAGAACCCGGACGCCGCACGCTACGCGGGGGTGCGCCCGGAGCGCGTGGTGACGGCGAGCTTCGTGCTCGGCGGACTGGCGGCCGGACTGGCGGGCGCCAGCCAGGTGATCGGCCGACCTCCCGCGTGGTCCCTCTACGCCACCATGGGCAACGTGGCCACCCTGGGCTTCGACGGCATCGGGGTGGCGCTGGTGGGCCGCAACCACCCGGTGGGTGGGGTGCTGGCCGCGGTCCTGTTCGGGGCCCTGGCGCACGGTGGCCGGCTGATGGAGTACGAGGTGGGCGTACTGAGCGAACTGGTGCGGGCCCTCAACGGCATCATCGTGTTCGCCATGGCCGTACCGGAGCTGTGGAAGATGGTCGGCAGGAGGCTTTCGCGGTGA
- a CDS encoding ABC transporter permease: MRKAALAWAAAVVTAALAPRALAQLGLPPVSLVETGLLAMTPLALAAVGECLNEKAGLVNIGLEAIFMVTATVGVWFAEIGRSGIVGLLGGAATGSLLGLGMGAVSVYGKADQIIAGMGLNVFALGFVPFLLISLWAFPGVHVFPNELMVPRLTTPLGQVSPVTIGAVVAAVLAHLVLHRTVVGFRLCAAGEKPEAVDVAGLRVDRLRLLTATVGGALAGLGGAFLPLGWFGALVKEISAGRGFIALACVVFAGLEPLVALGAALLFGLADGFASAVAVTPGVKERVPFYFVSMIPYVVTLVVVAAVIGRRRFPSTVGRPYARE, translated from the coding sequence GTGAGGAAGGCCGCGCTGGCGTGGGCTGCAGCGGTCGTGACCGCCGCCCTGGCGCCGCGGGCGCTGGCTCAGCTGGGCCTGCCGCCCGTATCCCTGGTCGAGACGGGGCTGTTGGCCATGACGCCCCTGGCCCTGGCAGCGGTGGGAGAGTGCCTGAACGAGAAGGCCGGGCTGGTGAACATCGGCCTGGAAGCGATCTTCATGGTCACCGCGACGGTAGGCGTGTGGTTCGCGGAGATCGGGCGCAGTGGCATCGTCGGGCTGCTGGGTGGGGCCGCGACCGGGAGCCTGTTGGGCCTGGGCATGGGCGCGGTGAGCGTGTACGGGAAGGCGGACCAGATCATCGCAGGCATGGGGCTCAACGTGTTCGCGCTGGGGTTCGTGCCCTTCCTGCTCATCAGCCTGTGGGCGTTCCCGGGTGTGCACGTGTTCCCCAACGAGCTGATGGTGCCGCGCCTGACGACGCCCCTGGGCCAGGTCAGCCCTGTGACGATCGGCGCGGTGGTGGCCGCCGTGCTCGCGCACCTGGTGCTGCACCGGACGGTGGTGGGGTTTCGTCTTTGCGCCGCTGGGGAGAAACCCGAGGCGGTGGACGTGGCCGGGCTCCGGGTGGACCGGTTGCGGCTCCTCACCGCGACCGTGGGCGGGGCGCTGGCGGGGCTGGGCGGGGCCTTCCTGCCGCTGGGCTGGTTCGGGGCCCTGGTGAAGGAGATCTCCGCAGGGCGCGGCTTCATCGCCCTGGCGTGCGTGGTGTTCGCCGGACTGGAACCGCTGGTGGCCCTGGGAGCGGCGCTGCTGTTCGGGCTCGCGGACGGCTTTGCGTCCGCGGTGGCGGTGACGCCCGGGGTCAAAGAACGGGTGCCGTTCTACTTCGTCTCCATGATCCCCTACGTAGTCACCCTCGTGGTGGTGGCCGCGGTCATCGGCCGCAGGCGGTTCCCCAGCACGGTAGGCCGACCGTACGCACGCGAGTGA
- a CDS encoding universal stress protein, with product MTSGPSDTAPLRLQRILAATDFSPGAEPALRWAMGLAARFDARVTLLHVLDLSLGALAGLPPEMAAMPATIELAERVRAEAEEQMRRLAARFPDAVPLLREGTPRAAILEVAKEIGADLIVMGTHGRTGLAKVLFGSVAEHVVRHSPVPVLTVRQPDA from the coding sequence ATGACGTCCGGTCCATCCGATACCGCGCCGCTACGTCTGCAGCGCATTCTGGCGGCCACCGACTTCTCGCCCGGGGCCGAGCCGGCGCTGCGGTGGGCCATGGGCCTCGCCGCGCGCTTCGATGCCCGGGTGACGCTGCTCCACGTGCTCGACCTGAGCCTGGGAGCCCTGGCCGGGCTGCCGCCCGAGATGGCGGCCATGCCGGCGACCATCGAGCTGGCCGAGCGCGTGCGGGCCGAGGCCGAGGAGCAGATGCGCCGGCTGGCGGCACGCTTTCCCGACGCCGTGCCCCTCCTGCGGGAGGGCACGCCGCGGGCCGCGATCCTGGAGGTCGCAAAGGAGATCGGCGCGGACCTGATCGTCATGGGGACGCACGGCCGCACCGGGCTCGCGAAGGTCCTCTTCGGCAGCGTGGCCGAACACGTCGTGCGCCACAGCCCGGTGCCGGTGCTGACGGTGCGTCAGCCGGACGCCTAG
- a CDS encoding CBS domain-containing protein: MLTAGDIMTRDLVVVTPDMLVEEVGDLLTRYRIHGAPVVDKDGQLVGMISLVDLVGRVGETARDVMSPDPVTATEDTPLDEIAGMMLDQMVRRIPIVEGNRVVGIVSASDLIRVFLNLHEAAPGRAGEGTAPAPASGPAAGVPRPGPAAPPTTTPARQPGAGRRTARAPRPGSRVARRRRATRR; the protein is encoded by the coding sequence ATGCTCACCGCCGGCGACATCATGACGCGCGACCTGGTGGTCGTCACACCCGACATGCTGGTGGAGGAAGTGGGCGACCTGCTCACGCGCTATCGCATCCACGGGGCGCCGGTCGTCGACAAGGACGGCCAGCTGGTGGGGATGATCAGCCTGGTGGATCTGGTGGGGCGCGTGGGGGAAACCGCGCGCGACGTGATGAGCCCCGACCCCGTCACCGCCACCGAAGATACGCCGCTGGACGAGATCGCGGGCATGATGCTCGACCAGATGGTGCGCCGGATCCCGATCGTCGAGGGGAATCGCGTGGTGGGCATCGTGAGCGCGAGCGACCTGATCCGCGTCTTCCTGAACCTGCACGAGGCAGCCCCGGGGCGGGCCGGCGAAGGGACGGCGCCCGCCCCGGCATCCGGCCCGGCAGCGGGCGTCCCACGCCCGGGGCCGGCTGCGCCGCCGACCACGACCCCGGCCCGGCAGCCGGGCGCGGGACGACGGACCGCGCGCGCCCCACGGCCTGGGTCGCGGGTGGCGCGCCGGCGGCGCGCCACCCGCCGGTGA
- the deoC gene encoding deoxyribose-phosphate aldolase, which yields MNPRGISMDPADLARRLEHAVLHPQATRQDVLLGVQTAVRWGVRALVVKPCHVTLAARELAETYVKVVTVVGFPHGGHTVATKVAETREAVAHGAEEVDMVLDLGALRDRDLATVFYETRSVVDAARGRPVKVILETAYLTDAEKRLACRIAARAGAAYVKTSTGFGPAGATVADVALLRRVVGRRLGVKAAGGIRTYTDAVALLEAGADLLGTSHTDAILREAAARVA from the coding sequence ATGAACCCCCGCGGGATCTCCATGGACCCCGCAGACCTCGCCAGACGGCTCGAGCACGCCGTCTTGCATCCGCAGGCGACCCGCCAGGACGTGCTGCTCGGCGTGCAGACCGCTGTGCGGTGGGGCGTGCGGGCCCTGGTGGTCAAGCCCTGCCACGTGACGCTCGCAGCCCGGGAACTGGCCGAGACGTACGTGAAGGTCGTCACCGTCGTCGGGTTCCCGCACGGCGGGCACACGGTGGCCACCAAGGTCGCAGAAACCCGTGAGGCGGTCGCCCACGGCGCCGAGGAGGTGGACATGGTCCTCGACCTGGGCGCGCTGCGCGACCGCGATCTCGCCACGGTGTTCTACGAGACCCGCAGTGTGGTCGACGCCGCGCGCGGCCGGCCGGTGAAGGTCATCCTGGAGACCGCGTACCTCACCGACGCCGAGAAGCGCCTGGCCTGCCGGATCGCCGCCCGCGCCGGTGCGGCCTACGTCAAGACCAGCACGGGCTTCGGCCCCGCGGGGGCCACGGTGGCCGACGTGGCGCTGCTGCGCCGCGTGGTGGGACGCCGGCTGGGCGTCAAGGCCGCCGGCGGCATCCGCACCTACACCGATGCAGTGGCGTTGCTGGAGGCCGGCGCCGATCTCCTGGGCACCAGCCATACCGACGCCATCCTGCGCGAGGCCGCGGCCAGGGTGGCCTGA
- a CDS encoding CBS domain-containing protein: MLVRDCMTPDPRTIEPDATLEDALTLMRALRVRHLPVMRGHRLVGVVTWTDLMRAAPPMESLPGRRLAALLKQTYVRDVMTPDPLTVAPDVPVEAAARLLRDRKIGCLPVVEQGMLVGIVTESDLFDALIHMLGGDLAGLRVTVELPAGLTDLARLAAALQQRARPDEPVALSARLDGTGRRAHLRVATAAPLVVAEHLAASGYEVSYLHIDRPTRAQRVHVR, encoded by the coding sequence ATGCTGGTCCGTGACTGCATGACCCCGGATCCCCGGACGATCGAGCCCGACGCAACGCTGGAGGACGCGCTGACCCTCATGCGGGCCTTGCGGGTGCGTCACCTGCCGGTGATGCGCGGGCACCGTCTGGTGGGCGTCGTGACCTGGACCGACCTGATGCGGGCTGCCCCGCCGATGGAGTCGCTCCCCGGCCGCCGGCTGGCTGCGCTGCTGAAACAGACCTACGTGCGCGACGTGATGACCCCGGATCCACTCACGGTCGCGCCCGACGTGCCGGTGGAAGCCGCCGCGCGGCTGCTGCGGGACCGTAAGATCGGGTGCCTCCCGGTGGTGGAGCAGGGGATGCTGGTGGGCATCGTGACCGAGAGCGACCTGTTCGACGCGCTGATCCACATGCTGGGGGGCGACCTGGCCGGGTTGCGCGTCACCGTCGAGCTGCCCGCGGGCCTGACCGACCTGGCCAGGCTGGCAGCGGCCCTGCAGCAGCGGGCGCGGCCCGACGAGCCGGTCGCACTCAGCGCCCGGTTGGACGGCACGGGGCGCCGGGCGCACCTCCGGGTGGCGACCGCAGCCCCCCTCGTGGTGGCCGAGCACCTGGCCGCATCCGGGTACGAGGTGTCGTACCTGCACATCGACCGGCCCACGCGGGCGCAGCGCGTGCACGTGCGATGA
- a CDS encoding sigma-70 family RNA polymerase sigma factor, producing MQRSRPSAPRRRRPAAAVPVRPPVALHPRTEDLTAVERPGDGEDILRVYLSEIARAPLLTREEEAALGRRIEQGDRAAYQRLVESNLRLVVAVAKRYVGRGVPLLDLIQEGNRGLLRAAEKFDWRRGLKFSTYAHWWIRQAITRALAAQARTVRLPVHVRDTLARLTRVTDQLRQDLGREPTPTELARATGLSAAVVRDLTQVAQEPVSLDLPVGEEEEATLGEFVSDRGALAPEQPVFAALERQILARALAELTPRERRVLVLRFGLAGARPHTLDEVGRIFGVTRERARQIQNRALAKLRHPDRLAALRE from the coding sequence GTGCAACGGTCGCGCCCGTCTGCGCCGCGCCGACGCCGGCCTGCGGCGGCCGTACCCGTTCGCCCGCCGGTCGCTCTCCACCCTCGCACGGAGGACCTGACCGCCGTCGAACGGCCAGGCGACGGCGAGGACATCCTGCGGGTCTACCTGTCGGAGATCGCACGGGCGCCCCTGTTGACGCGTGAGGAGGAAGCAGCGCTGGGGCGCCGGATCGAGCAGGGCGACCGGGCGGCCTACCAGCGGCTGGTCGAGTCCAACCTGCGGCTGGTGGTGGCGGTGGCCAAGCGGTACGTCGGGCGTGGGGTGCCGCTGCTGGATCTGATCCAGGAAGGCAATCGTGGCCTGCTGCGTGCGGCGGAGAAGTTCGACTGGCGCCGGGGGCTCAAGTTCAGCACGTACGCCCACTGGTGGATCCGTCAGGCGATCACGCGTGCCCTCGCGGCCCAGGCGCGCACGGTACGACTGCCGGTGCACGTCCGCGACACGCTGGCACGACTCACGCGGGTCACCGACCAGCTGCGCCAGGACCTGGGACGCGAGCCGACCCCCACCGAGCTGGCACGCGCGACGGGGTTGTCGGCGGCCGTGGTGCGCGACCTGACGCAGGTTGCTCAGGAACCGGTCTCGCTGGACCTTCCCGTCGGCGAGGAAGAAGAAGCCACCCTGGGCGAGTTCGTCTCCGACCGCGGCGCGCTGGCCCCCGAGCAGCCTGTTTTCGCCGCCCTGGAACGGCAGATCCTCGCTCGGGCGCTCGCGGAGCTGACCCCGCGGGAACGTCGGGTGCTCGTGTTGCGGTTCGGGCTGGCCGGCGCCCGGCCGCACACGCTGGACGAGGTGGGGCGGATCTTCGGCGTCACGCGCGAGCGGGCCCGACAGATCCAGAACCGGGCGCTCGCCAAGCTCCGACACCCCGACCGCTTGGCGGCGCTGCGGGAGTAG
- a CDS encoding cupredoxin domain-containing protein, which yields MTHRTRTLAVAALAAAVLLLPAAQPVLGAPAVRRYQVVMKFWKATVAEVSTIAVTNLPADAFAYAGETVEFVVRNDSPIPEGFAIDAFGVKEVLQPKETKTVRIRNVRPGAYTIYCHLHPMSVHYTGTLLVAPRR from the coding sequence GTGACCCACCGTACGCGTACCCTGGCCGTGGCGGCCCTGGCCGCCGCCGTTCTCCTGCTGCCCGCGGCGCAGCCCGTCCTGGGCGCCCCCGCTGTGCGCCGCTACCAGGTCGTCATGAAGTTCTGGAAGGCCACGGTGGCGGAGGTCTCCACCATCGCGGTGACCAACCTCCCCGCGGACGCCTTTGCGTACGCAGGCGAAACCGTGGAGTTCGTGGTGCGCAACGACAGCCCCATCCCGGAAGGCTTCGCCATCGACGCCTTCGGCGTCAAGGAGGTCCTGCAGCCCAAGGAGACCAAGACCGTGCGGATCCGCAACGTCCGTCCGGGCGCCTACACCATCTACTGCCACCTGCACCCCATGAGCGTGCACTACACTGGCACGCTCCTGGTGGCGCCGCGCCGCTGA
- a CDS encoding MarR family winged helix-turn-helix transcriptional regulator codes for MTRSGRLGGPFGSREETVERVAQALGRISTTLRSYAWEEAMGRGLTPTQAQILGYLRFRGRLGARVSEVAEALAVTPATASESADALVRKGLVRKHRVAEDGRARLLVLTAAGRNEAERVAGWPELLLEAVRSLPEAEQAAFLRVLLKTIRHLQKAGRIPVSRMCVTCRYFRPYAHADPQTPHHCEFVDAPFGDGLLRVDCEDHEPASPQQQEENWRRFSSVPSGAAGPTSVRVRGKWRTGGAFLASPQAARPRGGETPAPR; via the coding sequence ATGACCAGGAGCGGGCGGTTAGGAGGTCCCTTTGGGAGCCGGGAGGAGACCGTCGAACGCGTGGCCCAGGCGCTCGGGCGCATCAGCACCACCCTGCGCAGCTACGCGTGGGAAGAGGCCATGGGACGGGGCCTCACGCCCACCCAGGCGCAGATCCTGGGCTACCTGAGGTTCCGGGGGCGGCTGGGCGCCCGGGTGTCTGAGGTCGCCGAAGCCCTGGCGGTCACCCCCGCTACCGCCAGCGAGTCCGCTGATGCCCTGGTGCGCAAGGGCCTGGTCCGGAAGCACCGGGTGGCGGAGGATGGCCGAGCCCGGCTCCTGGTCCTCACCGCCGCAGGCCGCAACGAAGCGGAGCGCGTGGCAGGCTGGCCGGAGCTGCTCCTGGAGGCGGTGCGGTCCCTGCCCGAGGCCGAGCAGGCTGCCTTCCTCCGGGTGCTGCTCAAGACCATCCGGCACCTCCAGAAGGCGGGACGGATCCCGGTGTCCCGCATGTGCGTCACCTGTCGGTACTTCCGGCCGTACGCCCACGCCGACCCCCAAACACCCCACCACTGCGAGTTCGTGGACGCCCCCTTCGGCGACGGCCTGCTGCGGGTGGACTGCGAGGACCACGAGCCGGCGTCGCCACAGCAGCAGGAGGAGAACTGGCGGCGCTTTTCTAGCGTCCCCTCAGGCGCTGCCGGTCCAACAAGCGTCAGGGTGCGTGGCAAGTGGAGAACTGGCGGCGCTTTTCTGGCGTCCCCTCAGGCTGCGCGTCCTAGGGGAGGCGAGACGCCCGCTCCACGTTGA
- a CDS encoding dienelactone hydrolase family protein, translating to MDEEHAVHIPANGEVLEGGLVLPARSAGLVLFAHGSGSSRWSPRNRHVARVLQQAGLGTLLFDLLTAAEEAEDVRTARLRFDIPLLARRLLAATAWARADPRTRHLPIGYFGASTGAAAALVAAAQRPEDVAAIVSRGGRPDLAADVLDRVRAPTLLIVGGRDLAVLELNRQALAALQAESELAIVPGAGHLFEEPGALDEVARLAAGWFRRHLHAA from the coding sequence ATGGACGAGGAACACGCCGTGCACATTCCCGCCAACGGCGAGGTGCTGGAGGGCGGTCTGGTGCTGCCCGCGCGCAGCGCCGGCCTGGTGCTCTTCGCCCACGGCAGCGGCAGCAGCCGGTGGAGCCCCCGCAACCGGCACGTCGCACGGGTCCTGCAGCAGGCTGGGCTGGGTACGCTGCTGTTCGACCTCCTCACGGCCGCCGAGGAGGCCGAAGACGTCCGCACCGCGCGGCTGCGGTTCGACATCCCGCTGCTGGCGCGCCGGCTGCTGGCGGCCACCGCGTGGGCGCGCGCCGACCCGCGCACACGCCACCTCCCCATCGGCTACTTCGGCGCCAGTACCGGTGCGGCCGCAGCCCTGGTCGCCGCGGCACAGCGCCCGGAGGACGTGGCCGCCATCGTCTCGCGGGGCGGCCGCCCCGACCTGGCCGCCGACGTGCTGGATCGCGTGCGCGCACCGACGCTGCTGATCGTTGGCGGGCGCGACCTGGCAGTGCTCGAGCTGAACCGGCAGGCCCTGGCGGCGCTCCAGGCCGAGAGCGAACTCGCCATCGTCCCGGGTGCCGGGCACCTCTTCGAGGAGCCTGGCGCCCTGGACGAGGTGGCGCGGTTGGCCGCGGGGTGGTTCCGCCGGCACCTGCACGCAGCGTAG